The Salinibaculum sp. SYNS191 genome has a window encoding:
- a CDS encoding DUF7539 family protein: MAFANVGRESVRRAREHLEEWTFEARDRAYGERFDGPDAVVTDEELQLLDRIDSDLTRRSGEGLWDADEYAIVPAGGADAGDARVVCTYHPEIPYEGFRGEESLSEATREELNDVLWDYAERVAALVEADLETFLQTSRSDGGD, translated from the coding sequence ATGGCATTTGCAAACGTCGGGCGCGAGAGCGTCCGGAGGGCACGCGAGCACCTGGAGGAGTGGACGTTCGAGGCGCGCGACCGCGCCTACGGCGAGCGCTTCGACGGGCCGGACGCCGTGGTGACCGACGAGGAACTGCAGTTGCTCGACCGCATCGACTCGGACCTGACCCGTCGCAGCGGCGAGGGCCTCTGGGACGCCGACGAATACGCCATCGTTCCGGCCGGCGGGGCCGACGCGGGGGACGCTCGCGTGGTCTGCACCTACCACCCCGAGATTCCCTACGAGGGGTTCCGGGGCGAGGAGAGCCTCAGCGAGGCCACGCGGGAGGAACTCAACGACGTCCTCTGGGACTACGCCGAACGCGTCGCGGCGCTCGTCGAGGCGGACCTCGAGACGTTCCTCCAGACGTCCCGCTCGGACGGCGGGGACTAG
- a CDS encoding phosphoribosyltransferase codes for MFTDRTDAGRRLADLLEERGVEADIVLAIPRGGLPVGHAVAERLGVPLDIVSARKLGSPANPELAIGSVASDGSVWLNESLIAQLDVADSYIDAEIEREHEAARRKVERYRGTRPPLDVGGKTVLVVDDGVATGATTIACIRQVQDADAERVVLAVPVAPPDTVERLRDEADEVICVETPPYFGAVGQFYDSFGQVSDDEARSYLTEE; via the coding sequence ATGTTCACGGACCGAACCGACGCCGGCCGACGGCTCGCCGACCTGCTCGAAGAGCGAGGTGTCGAGGCGGACATCGTCCTCGCGATTCCACGCGGTGGCCTGCCAGTCGGGCACGCCGTCGCGGAGCGACTCGGCGTCCCGCTCGACATCGTCTCCGCGCGCAAGCTCGGGTCGCCGGCGAATCCGGAACTCGCCATCGGGTCCGTCGCCAGCGACGGGAGCGTCTGGCTCAACGAGTCGCTGATAGCGCAACTCGACGTCGCGGACTCGTACATCGACGCGGAGATAGAACGGGAACACGAGGCCGCGAGACGGAAAGTCGAGCGGTACCGGGGGACGCGCCCGCCGCTCGACGTGGGCGGAAAGACCGTCCTCGTCGTCGACGACGGGGTCGCGACCGGTGCGACGACCATCGCCTGCATCAGACAGGTTCAGGACGCCGACGCGGAACGCGTCGTCCTGGCTGTCCCGGTCGCACCGCCGGACACGGTCGAGCGACTCCGCGACGAGGCCGACGAGGTCATCTGCGTCGAGACGCCGCCGTACTTCGGGGCAGTCGGGCAGTTCTACGACTCGTTCGGGCAGGTCAGCGATGACGAGGCCAGGAGCT
- a CDS encoding DUF5789 family protein, giving the protein MREIRLNELETVLSGVEFPATREKLVSEWEDVTLVLADGEENLGNVLAESSDDVFESKNDVSTEVMNLLPREAVGEPYQSEGEG; this is encoded by the coding sequence ATGCGGGAAATCAGGCTCAACGAACTGGAGACGGTACTCTCGGGCGTCGAGTTCCCTGCGACGCGGGAGAAACTAGTGAGCGAGTGGGAGGACGTGACGCTCGTGCTGGCCGACGGCGAGGAGAACCTCGGGAACGTCCTCGCGGAGTCGAGCGACGACGTCTTCGAGTCGAAGAACGACGTCTCGACCGAGGTGATGAACCTCCTGCCGCGGGAGGCGGTCGGCGAACCGTACCAGTCCGAAGGTGAAGGGTAG
- a CDS encoding Hsp20/alpha crystallin family protein has product MSQRGNPFEMLERLFERMSQQFDEASEAWESGRTLAWWSEGESLPIDLVDGEGEFVVTVDLPGFERDDVDVTVTEHTLRIEAGHEQLVDQEEGTVLRHERHHEFAQRSVPLPEKVDADDVTARMKNGVLTITLPKTEAEAARKIDIDVE; this is encoded by the coding sequence ATGAGCCAGCGTGGTAATCCATTCGAGATGTTAGAGCGGCTGTTCGAACGCATGAGCCAGCAGTTCGACGAAGCGTCGGAGGCATGGGAATCTGGGAGAACGCTCGCGTGGTGGTCCGAGGGCGAGTCGCTGCCGATAGACCTCGTCGACGGCGAGGGGGAGTTCGTCGTGACCGTCGACCTGCCCGGCTTCGAGCGCGACGACGTCGACGTCACGGTCACGGAACACACGCTCCGCATCGAGGCCGGACACGAGCAGCTGGTCGATCAGGAGGAGGGAACAGTACTGCGACACGAGCGTCACCACGAGTTCGCACAGCGGTCCGTGCCACTCCCGGAGAAGGTGGACGCGGACGACGTGACGGCACGAATGAAAAACGGCGTCCTGACCATCACGCTCCCGAAGACGGAGGCCGAAGCCGCCCGGAAGATAGACATCGACGTCGAATGA
- a CDS encoding cyclic nucleotide-binding/CBS domain-containing protein gives MEEHYVDQIMSQPVETVSPTTTLQDAAAEMVRHDVGALVVLDDADRFRGLLTEADFVLLARDGRSPSDSAVAEVMRTDVVTTSRVTPVSEAATTMLDHLVHHVPVVDGGEVVGMLTSMDVASSFVR, from the coding sequence ATGGAGGAACACTACGTCGACCAGATAATGTCACAGCCGGTGGAGACCGTCTCGCCGACGACGACGCTCCAGGACGCCGCAGCCGAGATGGTTCGACACGACGTCGGTGCCCTCGTCGTCCTGGACGACGCGGACCGCTTCCGGGGACTCCTCACCGAGGCCGACTTCGTCCTGCTGGCCAGAGACGGGCGGTCCCCCTCCGACTCGGCCGTGGCCGAGGTCATGCGGACCGACGTCGTCACCACCTCGCGGGTCACGCCGGTCAGCGAGGCCGCCACGACGATGCTCGACCATCTGGTTCACCACGTCCCGGTGGTCGACGGCGGCGAGGTCGTCGGGATGCTCACGAGCATGGACGTCGCGTCGTCGTTCGTCCGTTGA
- a CDS encoding DMT family transporter, protein MNARRVSILFTILALIWGSLFVFVKIGLPHVPPVLFAALRHDIAAVLTLGYAATVTTRWYPRSRADWWLVSLGAVFFVGLYNGFLFVGQQGVTSGVAAILVATNPILAALFGWVLLPQDRLSGLGIVGLALGFLGVTLVARPDLTPPFRSESIGALLVVLSTACLAFGSVLVQRAGSDLSTEGFVAWSNVFGALFLHGISVGLPDESLAGVELTGAALGAILYLGVVGSAFSAVLYFQLLDELGAVEINLVSYAAPVFTAVLGWLLLEETLSPLSVAGFLTIFVGFALVKHREMRAELRNVSDALGSSQ, encoded by the coding sequence GTGAACGCGCGACGAGTGTCGATTCTCTTCACAATTCTCGCCCTGATATGGGGGTCGCTGTTCGTGTTTGTCAAAATCGGTCTGCCGCACGTGCCGCCGGTGCTGTTCGCCGCGCTGCGACACGACATCGCGGCAGTGCTCACGCTCGGGTACGCGGCAACTGTCACGACGCGGTGGTATCCCCGGAGTCGAGCGGACTGGTGGCTCGTGTCGCTGGGGGCCGTGTTCTTCGTGGGGCTGTACAACGGCTTCCTGTTCGTCGGACAGCAGGGGGTGACCAGCGGCGTCGCCGCAATCCTGGTCGCCACGAACCCGATTCTCGCGGCGCTGTTCGGGTGGGTCCTGCTTCCACAGGACCGCCTCTCCGGCCTCGGCATCGTGGGGCTGGCCCTGGGCTTTCTCGGCGTGACACTCGTCGCGCGACCGGACCTGACACCGCCCTTCCGGAGCGAGTCCATCGGTGCGCTCCTGGTGGTGCTGTCGACGGCCTGTCTCGCCTTCGGGAGCGTGCTGGTGCAACGCGCCGGGAGCGACCTCTCGACGGAGGGGTTCGTCGCCTGGTCGAACGTCTTCGGGGCTCTGTTCCTGCACGGCATCAGCGTCGGGTTGCCCGACGAGTCGCTGGCCGGGGTCGAACTGACGGGTGCAGCACTCGGTGCAATCCTCTATCTCGGCGTCGTCGGGAGCGCGTTCAGTGCGGTCCTCTACTTCCAGTTGCTCGACGAACTGGGTGCTGTCGAGATAAACCTCGTGTCCTACGCCGCGCCCGTCTTCACCGCAGTCCTGGGCTGGCTGCTGCTCGAAGAGACGCTCAGCCCGCTCAGCGTCGCCGGGTTCCTGACCATCTTCGTCGGCTTCGCGCTCGTCAAACACCGGGAGATGCGCGCGGAACTGCGGAACGTCTCCGACGCACTCGGAAGCTCGCAGTGA